A single window of Cytobacillus dafuensis DNA harbors:
- a CDS encoding alpha/beta fold hydrolase — MPKVKVNDIEMNYEVRGEGEPIIFIHGSGASWKMWKPQIEQFSKKYKMIMIDMRGHGESSRHFPNDEYSMKLIAQDLKLFLDVIGIDKTHIVGLSQGSVIAQLFAIKHSSYINRLVLSNGYSEIPTRTSKWVLNISNAIMKLIPYDIIIKLMLKVYKDDEFTKKVLRDSFSIDKEMLLKIKTSEFPTHTDELYNITCPTLVMGGDMNIMGVDERKASETIYEHIPNATLALFKNAFDPLSTMKWEIFNDMILDFLEGKPIKQYEEVRLTEKKK; from the coding sequence ATGCCTAAAGTAAAAGTAAATGATATAGAAATGAACTATGAAGTTAGAGGAGAAGGTGAACCAATCATCTTTATTCATGGAAGTGGTGCTTCATGGAAAATGTGGAAACCCCAAATAGAACAATTTTCAAAAAAGTATAAGATGATCATGATTGATATGAGAGGGCATGGTGAATCATCAAGACATTTTCCGAATGATGAGTATTCGATGAAGCTGATTGCTCAAGATTTAAAGCTGTTTTTGGATGTGATAGGTATTGATAAGACTCATATCGTAGGACTATCACAAGGTTCTGTGATTGCCCAATTATTTGCCATCAAGCACAGTAGCTACATTAATAGACTTGTCTTATCTAATGGATACAGTGAAATTCCTACAAGGACCTCCAAATGGGTGTTAAATATAAGCAACGCAATTATGAAATTAATTCCATACGATATAATAATCAAATTAATGTTAAAAGTTTATAAAGATGATGAGTTCACAAAGAAAGTATTAAGGGATTCGTTTTCAATTGATAAAGAAATGTTACTGAAAATAAAAACAAGTGAATTTCCTACACATACAGATGAATTATATAATATTACTTGTCCTACCTTAGTTATGGGAGGGGATATGAATATTATGGGTGTAGATGAGAGAAAGGCATCTGAGACTATTTATGAACATATACCCAATGCTACATTAGCATTATTCAAAAACGCTTTTGACCCATTGAGTACAATGAAATGGGAAATTTTTAATGATATGATTTTAGACTTTTTAGAGGGAAAACCCATAAAACAATATGAAGAAGTTAGATTAACCGAAAAGAAGAAATAA
- a CDS encoding ABC transporter ATP-binding protein encodes MAIVELRNLTKSYRKNRGIIDVSFSIEEGEVFGFIGPNGAGKSTTIRTLLNFIYPTSGSATIFGKDIIKHSQEIRQNIGYLPSEIHYYDDMKVVDLLKYSARFHKKFSTERMKELASRLDLDVNRKIEDLSFGNRKKVGIVQALLHEPKLIILDEPTSGLDPLIQNHFFDLLKEERDKGATIFFSSHILSEVQKMCDRVAIIKDGKLVTVETIEHLTKNKVKNITLTLEHPEQLHFDLNGMIKKEVNGNAVTLLYSGDIKALLKRLNDLPVQDVLIEEPTLEEVFMHYYE; translated from the coding sequence ATGGCAATTGTAGAATTAAGGAATTTAACAAAATCGTATAGAAAAAACAGGGGTATTATCGATGTTTCTTTTTCAATTGAAGAAGGTGAAGTATTTGGATTTATCGGTCCGAATGGAGCAGGAAAAAGTACAACAATCAGAACTCTATTGAACTTTATCTATCCTACGAGCGGGAGTGCGACGATTTTTGGTAAGGATATTATTAAACATTCACAGGAAATTCGGCAAAATATTGGATACTTGCCGTCAGAAATCCACTATTACGATGATATGAAGGTAGTCGATTTATTGAAATACTCTGCACGGTTTCATAAAAAATTTAGTACGGAAAGAATGAAGGAATTGGCTTCTAGGCTCGATCTCGATGTAAATCGGAAAATCGAGGATCTTTCATTTGGAAACAGGAAAAAGGTTGGGATTGTGCAAGCATTGCTTCATGAGCCTAAGCTAATTATTTTAGATGAACCAACAAGCGGATTAGATCCATTAATACAGAATCACTTTTTTGACCTACTTAAAGAAGAGAGAGACAAGGGGGCGACGATCTTTTTCTCGTCACATATTCTAAGTGAAGTCCAAAAGATGTGTGATCGTGTGGCGATTATTAAGGATGGTAAGCTTGTAACGGTAGAAACAATTGAGCATTTAACAAAAAATAAGGTGAAAAATATTACGCTAACTCTTGAACATCCAGAACAGCTTCATTTTGACCTGAACGGAATGATCAAAAAAGAAGTAAATGGGAATGCAGTTACCTTGCTTTACAGTGGAGATATTAAGGCACTTCTTAAACGATTAAATGATTTGCCGGTTCAAGATGTATTGATTGAAGAGCCGACCTTGGAAGAAGTATTCATGCACTATTATGAATAG
- a CDS encoding TetR/AcrR family transcriptional regulator produces the protein MYSAFEKQPQEKKDLIIKVALEEFVKNGYEKTTTDIITSRAGISKGLLFHYFKSKKNLYLYLVNYGIELLTEATMKELKEVKSDDFFERVKEIYLLKRNITQQYLHETMLITDAFINPPVAVKTEMDKLMKKFYETYQKDFMLEHVYLKDLIQTDRLRENVSIDTVINMTMFISEQLGNKYQALHKSNQYNFFEEPDPLVQELNDYLQIVKNGVYK, from the coding sequence TTGTATTCAGCTTTCGAAAAGCAGCCCCAGGAAAAAAAAGACCTAATTATTAAAGTGGCGTTAGAGGAATTCGTGAAGAATGGATATGAGAAGACCACTACAGATATCATTACAAGCAGAGCAGGAATTTCCAAAGGGCTTCTGTTTCATTATTTTAAGAGTAAGAAAAACTTATATCTTTATTTAGTTAATTATGGAATAGAGCTTCTCACTGAAGCAACGATGAAGGAACTAAAGGAAGTTAAATCTGATGATTTCTTTGAAAGGGTAAAAGAAATCTATTTATTAAAACGCAATATTACACAGCAATATTTGCATGAAACGATGCTAATCACAGATGCTTTCATTAATCCACCTGTAGCAGTGAAAACGGAAATGGATAAATTGATGAAGAAGTTTTATGAAACATACCAAAAAGACTTTATGCTTGAACACGTTTATCTAAAGGATCTAATTCAAACGGATAGGCTTAGAGAAAATGTCTCGATTGATACCGTCATCAATATGACGATGTTTATTAGCGAACAGCTAGGTAATAAATATCAAGCGCTTCATAAAAGTAATCAATATAATTTTTTCGAGGAGCCAGACCCTCTCGTACAAGAATTAAATGATTATCTTCAGATCGTGAAAAATGGAGTTTATAAATAG
- a CDS encoding ABC transporter permease subunit translates to MIFMRELKRSRKSLIIWSLVLAGLIIWLLSIFPQFAEGQKSMNDLFEAYPESMKQMFGMDRINLGTLIGFYGIEIYMMTTLLGSIYSALLASNILAKEENEKTIEFLLSKPVSRGRIVLEKLLAVVVNIVILNIVSTISSLIGFQFTKDADVPGKTFALLIIATLLLHLTFAAISFMLSSIMRKTRNTLSASLAIVIVTYFLNVMSGLSEDLDFLKYFSPFKYVDAANIINENMLEPIYITIMAAIILISISAAFIIYKKKDISV, encoded by the coding sequence ATGATTTTTATGAGAGAGTTGAAACGAAGCCGGAAATCGTTAATCATTTGGAGCCTTGTACTTGCAGGGTTAATCATATGGCTTTTAAGCATTTTTCCGCAATTTGCTGAAGGTCAAAAATCGATGAATGATCTTTTTGAAGCGTATCCAGAATCAATGAAGCAAATGTTTGGAATGGATAGGATTAACTTAGGGACATTAATTGGCTTTTATGGGATTGAAATCTATATGATGACAACTCTATTAGGAAGTATTTATTCCGCGCTTTTAGCTTCTAATATTCTGGCAAAGGAAGAGAACGAGAAGACGATAGAATTTTTGCTCTCCAAGCCGGTATCAAGAGGCCGAATCGTTTTAGAAAAGCTCCTTGCTGTTGTTGTAAATATCGTGATCTTAAACATTGTTTCAACCATTTCAAGTTTAATAGGTTTTCAGTTTACGAAGGATGCAGATGTACCAGGAAAAACATTTGCCTTGTTAATCATCGCGACACTTTTATTGCATTTAACATTTGCGGCCATTTCCTTCATGCTTTCATCGATAATGAGAAAAACGAGGAATACATTATCGGCATCGCTTGCCATTGTCATCGTTACTTACTTCTTAAATGTGATGTCAGGCCTGTCGGAGGACTTGGATTTCTTAAAATATTTTAGCCCGTTTAAGTATGTAGATGCGGCTAATATTATCAATGAAAATATGCTTGAGCCAATCTATATTACGATTATGGCCGCTATCATCCTGATTAGTATCTCGGCTGCATTTATCATATATAAGAAGAAGGATATTTCAGTTTAA
- a CDS encoding CPBP family intramembrane glutamic endopeptidase, producing MKKAWLVSFIRLPLLFISLMVLYILFHFIGGEFDFYLLPILSTLSFTIVNIGCFIFLHLLLKKEGLSLKKLIGFRSDFLIKDILFGFLWLFVLYIPFVLAVIGTMFLLYGTDLFQHFQTVFVADEESISLSVPRWFIWTTASISAVFPFLNAPIEELMYRGYSQPMFINEYKKVWIGIVIPSIGFALQHIILATTLQGTIVYAVAFFLWGIGSGIIYHKQKRLFPLIVCHFIVNITFGIIPIVFLVLGT from the coding sequence ATGAAAAAAGCATGGCTAGTATCATTTATCAGACTACCTTTGCTCTTTATCTCTTTAATGGTTCTTTATATATTGTTTCATTTTATTGGAGGAGAATTTGATTTCTATTTACTCCCTATTCTATCTACACTTTCCTTTACAATCGTCAATATCGGTTGTTTTATATTTTTGCATCTCTTATTAAAAAAAGAAGGCCTATCATTGAAAAAATTAATCGGGTTTCGTTCTGATTTTTTAATAAAAGATATTTTATTCGGTTTTTTGTGGTTATTTGTTTTATATATCCCTTTTGTTTTGGCAGTCATAGGAACAATGTTTCTCCTATATGGAACCGATTTATTCCAGCACTTTCAAACAGTCTTTGTGGCGGATGAAGAATCCATTTCTTTATCTGTACCGAGATGGTTCATATGGACGACTGCTAGCATATCTGCTGTTTTCCCTTTTTTAAATGCACCTATTGAAGAGCTCATGTATCGAGGGTATTCCCAGCCAATGTTTATCAATGAGTATAAAAAAGTATGGATCGGCATTGTCATTCCATCCATCGGTTTTGCCTTGCAACATATTATCTTAGCGACTACTCTGCAAGGAACTATCGTTTATGCTGTTGCATTCTTTCTTTGGGGTATTGGCAGCGGAATTATCTATCACAAACAAAAAAGGCTATTTCCTTTAATCGTCTGTCATTTCATCGTCAATATCACATTCGGGATAATACCGATTGTATTCCTTGTTTTAGGGACTTAA
- a CDS encoding MerR family transcriptional regulator translates to MEYTVQKLARLAGVSTRTLRYYDEIEILKPARINSSGYRIYGQEEVDRLQQILFYRELGVSLESIKNIVTSPSFEGAIALKEHREKLLEKRQQLDLLIANVEKTIALTEGRIHMSDKEKFEGFKKKMVEDNEKKYGKEIREKYGNDIVDKSNAKLMNMTQEQNEEVTNLANEVQETLAKAFATGDPAGELAQKAADLHKQWLCFYWSKYSKEAHAGLAQMYVDDERFTAYYDKEQPGTAEFLRDAILIYTGMKQ, encoded by the coding sequence ATGGAATATACAGTGCAAAAGCTAGCAAGATTAGCAGGTGTCAGCACCCGAACCTTAAGGTATTATGATGAAATTGAAATTCTTAAGCCGGCAAGAATTAATTCATCTGGATACCGGATTTATGGGCAAGAGGAGGTTGACAGATTACAGCAAATCCTTTTTTACAGGGAATTAGGCGTTAGTTTAGAAAGTATAAAAAATATTGTCACTTCGCCTTCGTTTGAGGGAGCGATTGCACTGAAAGAACATCGCGAAAAACTCCTTGAAAAAAGACAACAATTAGATTTGCTTATCGCCAATGTTGAGAAGACAATTGCCTTAACAGAAGGGAGAATTCATATGTCAGATAAAGAGAAATTTGAAGGGTTTAAGAAAAAAATGGTCGAGGACAATGAGAAAAAATACGGGAAAGAAATTCGTGAAAAGTACGGAAACGATATAGTTGATAAATCCAATGCCAAGTTGATGAACATGACTCAGGAACAGAATGAAGAAGTGACGAACTTGGCGAATGAAGTCCAGGAGACATTAGCAAAAGCATTTGCAACAGGGGATCCAGCGGGGGAATTAGCTCAGAAAGCAGCAGATTTGCATAAGCAATGGCTATGCTTCTATTGGAGCAAATACAGCAAGGAAGCACATGCTGGACTTGCACAAATGTATGTAGATGATGAAAGATTTACGGCTTATTATGACAAAGAGCAGCCGGGAACAGCTGAATTTCTAAGAGATGCTATTCTTATTTATACAGGAATGAAACAATAA
- a CDS encoding polysaccharide deacetylase family protein: protein MNKQRIMTLLLCLVFFTVSLACQSEKIPPAEKTQLQENASQPKEEKPVQAANLDEIMERAQKGMTSDSPYNVLNSSMKQVKAEWGEPDHVDKAGFGYYATYKNKNVVLGFNESGQVFDIRSYAKDLRSVTVKEAEEVFGEPMDIRMVNDEYIYVYKLNENIELKLIIPKNRKEIDHISVFNSQMAIVNQHTGDEYTLDIKGKSNQLTAQAWEKMQNWREQIVQFSNEHENVYTNGPNKKMVALTFDDGPDEVVTPAIIDILNEYKVKGNFFFLGSEVKKYPDVVKEAYVKGNLVLSHSYNHVDLTSLSKEKIQEEVNQAGKAIQAVIEQEPAILRTPYGETNDKVASITEQEGYSIVLWSIDTLDWSQKESSNIVNNVVENVRNGDIILMHSDSEKTETAKALPLIIEALQEQNFEIVDLETLLGVKAYQ from the coding sequence ATGAATAAGCAAAGAATAATGACTCTGCTATTATGTTTAGTTTTTTTCACCGTATCTTTAGCTTGCCAATCGGAAAAAATACCCCCTGCAGAAAAAACACAGCTGCAGGAGAATGCCTCACAGCCTAAAGAGGAGAAGCCTGTCCAAGCCGCAAATCTGGATGAAATAATGGAAAGAGCACAAAAAGGGATGACGTCAGATAGCCCGTATAATGTATTGAATAGCTCGATGAAACAAGTTAAAGCAGAGTGGGGAGAACCAGATCATGTCGATAAGGCGGGGTTTGGTTATTATGCAACCTACAAGAACAAGAATGTTGTTCTAGGGTTTAATGAATCAGGACAGGTATTTGATATTCGTTCCTACGCGAAAGATTTAAGATCCGTTACGGTTAAAGAGGCAGAAGAAGTTTTTGGGGAGCCAATGGATATTAGAATGGTAAATGATGAGTATATTTATGTATATAAATTAAATGAAAACATTGAACTGAAACTGATTATCCCAAAAAACAGGAAGGAAATTGATCATATATCTGTTTTCAATTCACAAATGGCAATCGTAAATCAACATACAGGTGACGAGTATACACTAGATATAAAAGGAAAATCGAATCAGCTAACTGCCCAAGCTTGGGAGAAAATGCAAAATTGGCGAGAGCAAATTGTTCAGTTCTCGAATGAGCATGAAAATGTGTACACAAATGGTCCAAATAAAAAAATGGTGGCTTTAACATTTGATGATGGACCAGATGAGGTTGTCACTCCAGCTATAATTGATATATTAAATGAATATAAGGTTAAGGGAAATTTTTTCTTTTTAGGCAGCGAGGTAAAGAAATACCCAGATGTCGTAAAGGAAGCCTATGTTAAAGGTAATTTAGTTTTGAGCCATAGCTACAATCACGTCGATTTAACAAGCTTAAGTAAAGAAAAGATTCAAGAGGAAGTAAACCAGGCAGGAAAAGCCATACAAGCAGTAATAGAGCAAGAACCAGCCATTCTCCGCACGCCATATGGAGAAACGAATGACAAGGTTGCGTCCATCACGGAACAAGAAGGCTATTCCATCGTTCTGTGGTCCATTGACACACTTGACTGGTCACAAAAGGAGTCTAGCAATATTGTAAACAACGTAGTCGAAAATGTTCGAAATGGGGATATTATTCTGATGCATTCTGATTCAGAAAAGACAGAGACGGCAAAAGCACTGCCTCTTATTATCGAAGCATTGCAAGAACAGAATTTTGAGATAGTAGATTTAGAAACATTATTAGGGGTAAAAGCCTATCAATAA
- a CDS encoding IMEF encapsulin system ferritin-like cargo protein, producing the protein MKDELEIFNQIFSTTKEAIEKFMNMLDPVIEFAKDDHERLYYHHIYEEEEQRLSRLDVLIPLISKFESMEDAQAFSPTNNEFNRLLQELNLEKFGLHNFVEHLDLALFQFTDEERSTLLKKLRTDAYKDYQQVKEMLMEINKRFDHDYVDPHAHHDKDHDHLALPNDAQGKKVSSMKKGFSVGSLKT; encoded by the coding sequence TTGAAGGATGAGTTAGAAATCTTTAATCAAATTTTTTCAACTACAAAGGAAGCCATTGAAAAATTTATGAATATGCTTGATCCGGTAATTGAATTTGCAAAAGACGACCATGAACGCCTTTACTACCATCATATTTATGAAGAAGAGGAACAGAGGCTTTCACGCTTAGACGTATTGATCCCTCTTATTTCAAAATTTGAAAGTATGGAGGATGCACAAGCATTTTCACCGACGAATAATGAATTTAATCGACTTCTACAAGAGTTAAACCTTGAAAAGTTTGGTTTACATAATTTTGTTGAGCACCTTGATTTAGCACTTTTTCAGTTTACGGATGAAGAACGGAGTACATTATTAAAAAAATTAAGAACGGATGCCTATAAAGATTATCAGCAAGTAAAAGAAATGCTAATGGAGATTAATAAGCGATTTGACCATGATTATGTAGATCCCCATGCACATCATGATAAAGACCATGATCATTTAGCCCTTCCTAATGATGCACAAGGCAAGAAGGTCAGTTCAATGAAAAAAGGATTTTCTGTTGGCAGTTTAAAAACATAA
- the hflX gene encoding GTPase HflX: protein MERKAILVGVNVNNNQEDFVYSMQELGNLAAAGNVIVLGDMTQNLNQINKSHYIGTGKIQELHNFLKEKDADMVICDEELSPSQIRNLESELECEVIDRTMLILDIFASRAKTRESQLQVEVARLKYMLPRLIGMRESLGRQGGGAGLKNRGAGETKLELDRRKVEEKIAKLTKELEKLVAQRKTQRKKRTQNEIPVVSLVGYTNAGKSTIMNAMLEKFSRGADKQVFEKNMLFATLETSVRKIKLKNNKAFLLTDTVGFINKLPHHLVKAFRSTLEEVIEADLLIHVIDYSNPYHEEQKKLTKHVLADIGVKDIPIIYAYNKADLMEGSFPSIHHDRVYLSAKNRVGLDELSQFISNQIFDDYIHCEFLIPYSEGEIVSYFNEQSHIRATEYESSGTLLKVECRKADAEKYNQYIR, encoded by the coding sequence ATGGAAAGAAAAGCTATTTTAGTAGGTGTGAATGTAAACAATAATCAAGAAGACTTTGTATACTCGATGCAAGAACTCGGAAATTTAGCTGCTGCGGGCAATGTCATCGTTCTTGGAGATATGACGCAGAATTTGAACCAAATAAATAAAAGCCATTACATTGGTACTGGAAAGATACAAGAACTGCATAATTTTCTAAAAGAGAAGGATGCAGATATGGTCATATGTGATGAAGAACTATCGCCTTCGCAAATTCGAAATTTAGAATCGGAGCTTGAATGCGAGGTAATAGACCGTACAATGTTAATCTTAGACATTTTTGCAAGTCGGGCAAAAACGAGAGAGTCCCAGCTTCAAGTAGAAGTGGCGAGATTAAAATATATGCTTCCTCGACTAATTGGCATGCGTGAATCTTTAGGCCGTCAAGGTGGTGGGGCTGGGTTAAAAAATAGGGGCGCCGGTGAAACAAAATTAGAGCTTGATCGAAGGAAAGTAGAAGAGAAAATTGCTAAATTAACAAAAGAGCTTGAGAAGTTAGTGGCACAACGTAAAACGCAAAGAAAGAAGCGCACCCAAAATGAGATTCCTGTCGTTTCACTCGTGGGCTACACGAATGCTGGAAAGTCTACGATCATGAACGCGATGCTTGAAAAGTTCAGTCGAGGAGCAGATAAACAAGTTTTCGAAAAGAATATGCTGTTCGCAACTTTAGAAACATCTGTCAGGAAAATAAAGCTAAAGAATAATAAAGCTTTTTTATTAACGGACACAGTGGGCTTTATCAATAAGCTTCCTCATCATCTCGTGAAAGCGTTCCGTTCAACATTAGAAGAAGTGATAGAAGCAGATTTGCTCATTCATGTGATTGATTATTCGAATCCTTATCATGAGGAGCAGAAGAAGCTTACGAAACATGTATTAGCAGATATTGGTGTTAAAGATATTCCGATTATCTATGCCTATAATAAGGCTGATTTAATGGAGGGAAGCTTTCCTTCTATTCATCATGATCGCGTATATTTGTCGGCAAAAAATAGGGTTGGATTGGATGAACTAAGTCAATTCATTAGTAATCAAATTTTTGATGATTATATTCATTGTGAATTCCTTATTCCTTACTCAGAAGGAGAAATTGTCTCATATTTTAATGAACAAAGTCATATCCGAGCAACTGAATATGAGTCTAGTGGAACGCTGCTCAAGGTGGAGTGCAGGAAAGCGGATGCCGAGAAATATAATCAGTATATAAGATGA